The Marinitoga litoralis genome contains a region encoding:
- a CDS encoding HDIG domain-containing metalloprotein, protein MKKNNIFQGIIFSLNFLIIFAISEFILWHSLSIRFLFNFSVIILPIWFLIIYYLINKHKIFKLHPLNYIFTFLLVIDIGIIINIFSLKYFSYPAVTPIFVVITITLMMDFYFGFLSSLFFGFYFSFLIGNPLKTFVYLFVIGIIGAYFSKKIYSRVRIIIPFIISTLFQIILYFVFFEIDFLSWPIIAISNLFQMLFILGILPYLEYITRVYSDIGLLELGNLNHPLLKKLSLNSSGTYYHSLIIANLVESAAEEIGANPILLRVGSYFHDIGKSLRPLFFTENQKGFNPHEKINPKLSSLILNLHVTKGQELAKKYKLPILIEDLIVQHHGTRIKRYFYHKSLELNENLSADVFKYPGPAPQFKEAAILMIADNIEAMTRSMKLVSKKDLEDKFDDLIQDLFLEGQLDDCGLTLREIKKIKDSMLETILNMNHSRIEYPEIPKELLKEVNKS, encoded by the coding sequence ATGAAAAAAAATAATATTTTTCAAGGTATAATATTTTCACTAAATTTTTTAATAATATTTGCTATATCAGAATTTATATTATGGCATAGTTTGTCAATAAGATTTTTGTTTAATTTTAGTGTAATAATTTTACCTATATGGTTTTTAATTATTTATTACTTAATCAATAAGCATAAGATTTTTAAATTACATCCTTTAAATTACATATTTACTTTCTTATTAGTTATTGATATAGGAATAATTATTAATATTTTTTCATTAAAATATTTTTCATATCCCGCAGTAACACCTATATTTGTTGTTATTACCATAACTTTAATGATGGATTTTTATTTTGGATTCCTATCATCACTCTTTTTTGGTTTTTATTTTTCATTTTTGATAGGGAATCCATTAAAAACGTTTGTATATTTATTCGTTATTGGAATAATTGGAGCATATTTTAGTAAGAAAATATATTCTAGAGTGCGAATTATTATTCCTTTTATTATATCAACATTATTTCAAATTATTTTATACTTTGTATTTTTTGAAATTGACTTTTTATCATGGCCAATTATTGCTATTTCGAATTTATTTCAAATGTTATTTATTTTAGGTATTTTGCCTTATTTAGAATACATAACCAGAGTTTATTCGGATATTGGATTGTTAGAATTAGGGAATTTGAATCATCCTTTATTAAAAAAACTTTCTTTAAATTCATCAGGAACATATTATCATAGTTTAATTATTGCAAATTTAGTAGAAAGTGCTGCTGAAGAAATTGGAGCAAATCCTATATTGTTAAGAGTAGGTTCTTATTTTCATGATATAGGTAAATCTCTTAGACCACTATTTTTTACAGAAAACCAAAAAGGATTTAATCCACATGAGAAAATAAATCCAAAACTAAGTTCTCTTATTTTAAATTTGCATGTAACAAAAGGTCAGGAATTGGCAAAAAAATATAAATTGCCTATTTTAATAGAAGATTTAATAGTTCAACACCATGGAACAAGAATAAAAAGATATTTTTATCATAAAAGTTTAGAATTAAATGAAAATTTGTCTGCTGATGTTTTTAAATATCCAGGTCCCGCTCCCCAATTCAAAGAGGCAGCAATTTTAATGATTGCAGATAATATAGAGGCTATGACTAGAAGTATGAAATTAGTTTCTAAAAAAGATTTAGAAGATAAATTTGATGATTTGATTCAAGATTTGTTTTTAGAAGGACAATTGGATGATTGTGGATTAACTCTAAGAGAAATAAAAAAAATAAAGGATTCAATGCTTGAAACTATTTTGAATATGAATCATTCAAGAATAGAGTATCCTGAAATTCCTAAAGAATTATTAAAAGAGGTGAATAAATCTTGA
- the ybeY gene encoding rRNA maturation RNase YbeY — translation MNINVINNQNIKSIDIEKIKYIAEKVLLKEIGQGDYELNILITNNEEIAKYNEEYRKKEGPTDVLSFEYGLDEETIGDIIISVEKIEEQAPDFGNTFDEEFFYILIHGILHICGYDHIEEEDKNIMFPLQDKYYNELYKNA, via the coding sequence TTGAATATAAATGTTATAAATAACCAAAATATAAAAAGTATAGATATAGAAAAAATAAAATATATAGCTGAAAAAGTTTTGTTAAAAGAAATTGGTCAAGGGGATTATGAATTAAATATTTTAATCACTAATAACGAAGAAATAGCTAAATATAATGAAGAGTATAGGAAAAAAGAAGGTCCTACAGATGTTTTGTCTTTTGAATACGGTTTAGATGAGGAAACTATTGGAGATATTATTATTTCTGTTGAAAAAATAGAGGAACAAGCTCCAGATTTTGGAAATACTTTTGATGAAGAGTTTTTTTATATATTAATTCATGGGATTTTACATATTTGTGGGTACGATCATATTGAAGAAGAAGATAAAAATATAATGTTTCCTTTACAAGATAAATACTATAATGAATTATATAAAAATGCATAA
- a CDS encoding DUF1015 domain-containing protein, with the protein MSVIRPFKGLRPKKELVEEFSCPPYDVLEEDEVKEIVKKHPKSFLKVTRAEVEFDGDIDPHSEEVYKKAKENLDNFKKEGILVEEEKPALYLYRETWKGHSQTGIFATFSVDEYQKGLIKKHELTRQDKEDDRTKHIMILEAQAGPVFLTFKSKESIKELINKGIDEAEKIYDFVDEKEVHHELWVLTNEELIKELENAFKEVEALYIADGHHRAAAASRVKEILKSKNPLHTGNEEYNFFMAVVFPHDELKILDYNRVVKDLNGLTEEEFMNKVSEYFEISEAPESPYKPKARHEFGMYINKKWYSLRAKENIVDESDPVKQLDVYILQNYLLDPILGIENPRKDPRIHFLGGIRGVKALEEWIDGKNWKVAFSMYPTSIEELMDVADADKTMPPKSTWFEPKLRSGLLIHKI; encoded by the coding sequence ATGTCAGTTATTAGACCATTTAAAGGTTTGAGACCAAAAAAAGAATTGGTAGAAGAATTTTCTTGTCCTCCATATGATGTTTTAGAAGAAGATGAAGTGAAAGAAATAGTAAAAAAACACCCTAAAAGTTTTTTAAAAGTTACAAGGGCTGAAGTTGAATTTGATGGAGACATAGATCCACATAGCGAAGAAGTCTATAAAAAAGCTAAAGAAAATTTAGATAATTTTAAAAAAGAAGGAATTTTAGTAGAAGAAGAAAAACCAGCATTATACCTATATAGGGAAACATGGAAAGGTCATTCACAAACAGGTATTTTTGCTACATTTTCAGTAGATGAATATCAAAAAGGACTTATTAAAAAACATGAATTGACAAGACAAGATAAAGAGGATGATAGAACTAAACATATAATGATTTTAGAAGCGCAAGCAGGTCCTGTATTTTTAACTTTTAAATCGAAAGAAAGTATTAAAGAATTAATTAATAAAGGTATAGATGAAGCAGAAAAAATATATGATTTTGTTGATGAAAAAGAAGTTCATCATGAATTATGGGTTTTAACAAATGAAGAATTAATAAAAGAATTAGAAAATGCATTTAAAGAAGTTGAAGCTTTATACATTGCCGATGGTCATCATAGGGCAGCAGCAGCTTCAAGAGTAAAAGAAATTTTAAAATCCAAAAATCCATTGCATACAGGAAATGAAGAATATAACTTCTTTATGGCTGTGGTTTTCCCTCATGATGAATTAAAGATTTTAGATTATAATAGAGTAGTAAAAGACTTAAATGGTTTAACAGAAGAAGAATTTATGAACAAAGTTTCTGAATACTTTGAAATTTCAGAAGCTCCAGAATCACCTTATAAACCTAAAGCAAGACATGAATTTGGTATGTATATTAATAAAAAATGGTATTCATTAAGAGCTAAAGAAAATATTGTTGATGAATCTGATCCTGTAAAACAATTAGATGTATATATACTGCAAAATTATTTATTAGACCCTATTTTAGGTATAGAAAATCCAAGAAAAGATCCAAGAATACACTTCTTAGGAGGAATTAGAGGAGTAAAAGCTTTAGAAGAGTGGATAGATGGTAAAAATTGGAAGGTCGCTTTTTCAATGTATCCAACATCAATTGAAGAATTAATGGATGTTGCAGATGCTGATAAAACTATGCCTCCAAAATCCACATGGTTTGAACCTAAACTAAGATCAGGATTATTAATTCACAAAATATAA
- a CDS encoding DUF5685 family protein, producing the protein MYGYISLYFKPNQKERLNYVSHYCSMCHSLKKEFGNIYRMFIIREVSFFSLIKIEFNEESIRRIKCPWVGFKEKHIYKDLELFKEFAYLNNLIIYGKIYDKLYDSNLNKYKILIKKLRKKLIEYYGIDFIINYEKILEEQFIIEKEKLPLEEYFKPSIKIIKLILEKHKLDVPDDFSFYVGTLLYLFDALYDFNKDIKRGNFNPIFTFYNVNDLSLLKKENKEYLDFIIDFSIKKIIEILDSSNIKNKHLVKKLFSFSAIYHKAKIEELFISKDCKRKHESNNLYLAINK; encoded by the coding sequence TTGTATGGATATATTTCATTATATTTTAAGCCCAACCAAAAAGAAAGATTGAATTATGTCAGTCATTATTGTTCTATGTGTCATTCATTAAAAAAAGAATTTGGAAATATATATCGTATGTTTATTATAAGAGAAGTTTCTTTTTTTTCATTAATAAAAATAGAATTTAATGAGGAAAGTATTAGAAGGATAAAATGTCCTTGGGTTGGATTCAAGGAAAAACATATTTATAAAGATTTAGAATTATTTAAAGAATTTGCATATTTAAATAACTTAATTATATATGGAAAAATTTATGATAAATTATATGATTCAAACTTAAATAAATATAAAATACTAATAAAAAAACTACGTAAAAAACTTATAGAATATTATGGTATAGATTTTATAATAAACTATGAAAAAATATTAGAAGAACAGTTTATAATAGAAAAAGAAAAATTACCTTTAGAAGAATATTTTAAACCATCTATAAAGATAATAAAGTTAATATTGGAAAAACATAAATTAGACGTTCCAGATGATTTTAGTTTTTATGTTGGCACTTTATTATATTTATTTGATGCATTATATGATTTTAATAAAGATATAAAAAGAGGAAATTTCAATCCAATATTTACTTTTTATAATGTAAATGACCTATCTCTATTAAAGAAAGAAAATAAAGAGTATTTAGATTTTATTATAGATTTTTCAATTAAAAAAATTATTGAGATACTTGATAGTTCTAATATAAAAAACAAACATTTAGTAAAAAAATTATTTTCTTTTAGCGCGATATATCATAAAGCAAAGATTGAAGAACTATTTATAAGTAAAGATTGTAAGAGAAAGCATGAATCAAATAATTTGTATCTAGCTATAAATAAATAA
- a CDS encoding GspE/PulE family protein: MKNKIFELATKQLFSNETIKEKLIENTYNQTNLFEKYLKLLLEDKVTDLHFSIQNKQGVVSYRFNTMLIEYEKISIEDYNKIITKIQILSGIDIINDRDPSDGSFTFYNNRFRVSMIKDFEGIICVIRKLKTISDLKNLDYSPKFLNYIEKISNMKSGLILFSGPTGSGKTTALAYLLLNILNKQHKKIITIENPIEYKIPKIEQIEIYNDSEKTNIIKNILRHDPDIIMTGEIRTKEIANITIESAMTGHLVLSTIHANDAFGVIERLKKFGIEEYDILNTIKVIFNQRFVKILCDCYNDENNKGCEKCHYTGYKNIYPIFEILEINENSKNYINNKDIVNTEYYYNPIDDIKQLYIKGEISDSDYKSLLMR; this comes from the coding sequence ATGAAGAATAAAATTTTTGAATTAGCTACCAAACAATTATTTTCTAATGAAACTATTAAAGAGAAATTGATAGAAAATACATATAACCAAACAAACCTTTTTGAAAAGTATTTGAAATTATTATTAGAAGATAAGGTTACTGATTTGCATTTTTCTATACAAAATAAACAAGGTGTTGTTTCATATAGATTTAATACAATGCTTATAGAATATGAAAAGATATCTATAGAAGATTATAATAAGATTATTACTAAAATTCAAATATTATCTGGAATAGATATTATTAATGACAGGGATCCGTCAGATGGGTCCTTTACTTTTTATAATAATAGATTTAGAGTTTCTATGATTAAAGACTTTGAAGGAATCATTTGTGTAATTAGAAAATTGAAAACAATTTCTGATTTAAAAAACTTAGATTACTCACCTAAATTTTTGAATTATATTGAAAAAATATCAAATATGAAAAGTGGGCTAATTCTTTTTTCAGGTCCAACTGGTAGTGGAAAAACAACAGCTTTAGCATATTTATTATTGAATATATTAAATAAGCAACATAAAAAAATCATCACTATTGAAAATCCTATTGAGTATAAAATCCCTAAAATTGAACAAATTGAAATATATAATGATTCAGAGAAAACAAATATAATTAAAAATATATTAAGACATGATCCAGATATTATTATGACTGGAGAAATACGAACAAAAGAAATTGCTAATATAACTATAGAATCTGCAATGACTGGACATTTAGTTCTTTCCACTATTCATGCTAATGATGCTTTTGGCGTTATAGAAAGGCTTAAAAAGTTTGGAATAGAAGAATATGATATATTAAATACTATAAAAGTTATATTTAACCAAAGATTTGTAAAAATATTATGTGATTGTTATAATGATGAAAATAATAAAGGATGCGAAAAATGCCATTATACTGGATATAAGAATATATACCCTATTTTTGAAATTTTAGAAATTAATGAAAATAGTAAAAATTATATAAACAATAAAGATATTGTTAATACAGAATATTATTATAATCCAATTGATGATATAAAGCAATTATATATAAAAGGAGAGATTTCAGATTCTGATTATAAATCATTATTAATGAGGTGA
- the ftsZ gene encoding cell division protein FtsZ, translating into MPFNLPIDNEPKEVFHKRPKYVIKVIGVGGAGNNAIERMVRLGISDVDLIAANTDVQVLETSSAKFKLQLGKELTRGLGAGGNPEKGEKAAEESIDEIREMIQGTDLLFITAGLGGGTGTGASPVIARIARELGILTVAVVTIPFHFEGSTKQKIANGGLNKLKPYVDTLIKISNDKLLEDNDDIPIRQAFAKADDILYQGITGISDLITKKGLVNTDFADVESVLKRRGSAMLGIGWGKGSNKAEEAAKNALNSKFLENSVQNATAALVNVSGKNPTLKDLKIVTNILHSYSTDEVNLKYGITEVDDMQPDELKVTIVAAGYNKVLNEYDGENIYEIPAIYRLFGNNIINEERIKLEKYLEAQQGDYEE; encoded by the coding sequence ATGCCATTTAATTTACCTATAGATAATGAACCAAAAGAAGTTTTTCATAAAAGGCCAAAATATGTTATTAAAGTTATTGGTGTTGGTGGTGCAGGAAATAATGCTATAGAAAGAATGGTAAGACTTGGAATTTCAGATGTGGATTTAATAGCTGCAAACACTGATGTTCAAGTTTTAGAGACTAGTAGTGCTAAATTTAAACTACAATTAGGAAAAGAATTAACAAGAGGACTAGGTGCTGGAGGAAATCCTGAAAAAGGTGAAAAAGCTGCAGAAGAAAGCATAGATGAAATAAGAGAAATGATTCAAGGTACTGATCTTTTATTTATTACTGCTGGATTAGGTGGAGGAACTGGTACTGGAGCTTCCCCCGTTATTGCTAGAATTGCTAGAGAATTAGGTATTTTAACTGTTGCTGTAGTTACAATACCATTTCATTTTGAAGGTTCAACAAAACAAAAAATTGCTAATGGTGGTTTAAACAAATTAAAACCATATGTTGATACTTTAATTAAAATTTCTAATGATAAATTATTAGAGGACAATGATGATATCCCTATTAGACAAGCTTTTGCTAAAGCCGACGATATTTTATATCAAGGAATAACAGGAATTTCTGATTTAATAACCAAAAAAGGTCTTGTAAACACTGACTTTGCTGATGTTGAATCCGTTCTTAAAAGAAGAGGATCAGCTATGTTAGGTATTGGTTGGGGAAAAGGTTCTAACAAAGCGGAAGAAGCTGCGAAAAATGCATTAAATTCTAAATTTTTAGAAAATTCCGTTCAAAATGCTACTGCTGCTTTAGTTAATGTGTCTGGTAAAAATCCTACTTTAAAAGATTTAAAAATAGTTACTAATATTCTACACTCATACTCAACTGATGAAGTTAATTTAAAGTATGGAATTACAGAAGTTGATGATATGCAACCTGATGAATTAAAAGTAACTATAGTTGCTGCAGGATATAATAAAGTATTAAATGAATATGATGGAGAAAATATTTATGAAATACCTGCAATATATAGATTATTTGGAAATAATATTATTAATGAAGAAAGAATTAAATTAGAAAAATATCTAGAAGCTCAACAAGGTGACTATGAAGAATAA